GATCCAATCGCCGGATTAAAAGATTCCATTCGTTATTCCCGCGCCAAAATAAATTCCGCCAGATGGTGAGCCACCGGCCAATATGAAATTGATTGGCATCTGAACAAACATTTCAAAATGGATTCAATGATGCTAACAGGTACCGGAACAACTGTCATTTGGTTGTTGATGAATTTCCTATGCAACCATTGCTATCTGTATAAAAGTAATCAACATTATAAGTTCCTGCCCCAACCGCAGGATTGAAAATTCCGTCTGCAATTCCTGTTCCTGCATATATCCACCGCAGGCGTCCCTCCTGAAAGATTGTAAACAGGATTACATGTACTTGAATACATATCCGGTCCGGATGTAACTATGGGATTCGGATTCTCAACGATTTCAATTGGTTCTGAAGTTGATGTACAGCCTATTGAATTTACAACGGTCACCGTATAGGTTGCTGAAGTTGATGCATTGAATGTTTGAAGTGTATCTCCGTTTGTCCATAGGTAACTTGTCGGCAAATCATTTCCTATTGACACTGCATCTACTTCATTCCATCCGATAACAACAGACATATCCATACTTATCATTACTTCTGAAACCGGAAACGATGTCATTGGAAAAGTAATGTGAAGGATCTGTGCAGAATCACCCTTGTATTCGGGAATTGCTGTGTATACTATTTCATATTGATCTGTATTCGGATTTTTTACAAAAACCGTATCAACAAAATCCGGTCCGAATGTTTCATAAATGTCAATGAAGTTAATCGGAATTGGGTGCGTATATCCAAGCTCCAGAAATTCCTGATCATCATGACCGACAGGCGACCATGCTAATTCTATATCTCCATAATTTGGATAAACATCAGGTTCGCCCAGCACTTGTATTGCACCGTAATCAAATTCTTCCCATTCTGAACTGAAAGAAATTACAGATGATGCCCACCGAATATTTACATTTCCTGAACGTGCAGTAAGGTCGACATTACCGCCTTCGCAGAATGTTGTTGCCGATGACGGAACAATTACCGGAGCCGGAGGTGCAGGAAATACTTCCAGGAATTGTGGTGCCGATGTCTTTGTACAACCAAATGAATTGGTAACAATTACAGAATAATTTCCTTCTTCACCGGTTTCCAGAGTTGAAAGAGTATCTTCTTCAATGACGTTTCCATTCATTAACCACTGATTACCTTCTGTTGCGCTGCTTGTAAATTCAGCAACCGATCCATGACAAAAGGAAAGGGAAGACTGAGTAGAAATTACAGGAACTGCCGGCGATGGATTCAATGTTAATTCCATTGAAGGAATTCCAACAGCACAACCATTTGCATTGGTAACAGCAACAGTATATGTGCCGGCAAGTGTCGATGCAATTGATCGTGTTGTTTCTCCATTACTCCATAAATAAGTATTGGTATTATTTTCAATTGCAGAAGGACCTTCCATTAAATATGCTATTGAATTATCTACTGAATTGGTTGTTGTTTCATTGCTTATATCGTCAAAGTCCCAGTTGCCTATAAGGCCCGGCTGACTTCCTACAACATGCAATGTTTGATCTTGTATAATTTCTGATGGAGTTCTTACTACGTTCCATAAACGTACGTTGTCAATACTTCCATTGAACCAGTCGTTTCCAAAACCAATGTTGATTGTATTGTCCCAGTCAAAATCAGAACGGTCAACTATACCGCTTGCAACTAATATTCCATCGACATAAATTCTTTGTCCAATTCCCGATTCAACAACGACTGCAACATGATGCCATTGTCCGTCTGCATAATTCTGTCCGCTTGAACTTATGATCTCTTCAGAAGAAAAAAGTCTGTGAAAAATTTCACCTTCTTCCAGATAGAGATTTCTGTCATTGGATCCGCCAAGGTCGCCATCACGGACACTTGAAATTCCTGTATATGGTTCTGAAGTTTTGAAATCGAGTTCAAATGTATAATCAGTTTCCGGAGAATTGATTGGAAGCAACACGCGGTTAGGAGCAGTAAAGCTCAATGCTTTTCCATGAGATGGTCCGGTCAGAATTACTGTATCACCTTCGCAAATTGCGGGTGAAATATTTGTTGTGATCACTGTATCATAGTCAAGTGGACCGGCAACAACAACGGTAATTGTTGTTGAGTCACCAAGACTATCGGTTACTGTATAATCATAAGTTCCGGCGGTTACGGTGAAAGTGCCTGTACCGGTAAATGGTGGAACACCGTCTATTGCTGAAATTGTAACATCAGAAGTTCCGTTAACGCATGGAATAAAAGTTGTTGTTGCTGTTGCTACTACTGTAGACCGAAGCAATTCAACATAACCATATGATCCTCCACCAAACTCCATAACACGGAATTCAATCGTTGACGTATCTCCAAGAAATCCTTCCCAGACGTCACCATGATAATCACAACAGTCTTCGTGATTCCATACCTCAACACCATCAATGATCAGATAAGCCCAATCATCGTGACTTGGAATGTTGATGTGATAATAACCATTTGGAAACCCGCGCCTCTTTGCAGAGAAAGAGTGATCGTCTTCAAATACGCCTTGTCCCTGGTAACCCGGAGCATAGGATGGACTTTCGCCATCACCCCAGTAGTTAAGGGTAAACATTGACAGATTAGTGTCAACATAATATCCCGCATAATAATCAATGATCCAACTGTTCGCGTTGGAAGAGTTCCATGCGTATACATTCCAGACATTCGTACCAAAAAGAGAAGGGTCACCCACAGTATCCAATGATGAACTTACGGACCCACTTCCGTTTCTGATCAGAGTTTCTGTACTTACTCCCACCACGGAGTTTTGTACATTCGCATGTTCCCCTCTTGATGACACTGACAATGCCAGCGTCACCAGTAATAGGTAACATTTTCTAATCATAAGAGTTTTAATTGTTCAGAGTGGTTTAACTTTTCAATGGGTAATTAGTTCCACGACTGCAATGTTGTGATGTTTATAGTAAAATTTGGATTTGATAAATTTGATTTTCGAAGAAAAAAGAAAGAATCAATTTGTCAGACTTGAAAAAATCCTTGTAATGAAAAAATAAAAAGTGAAAAGTTTAATTAAAAGTGTAAGATTCACAAGGTTTTGATAAAAGGATTAAACACAGAACCAAGTTCACAATTAGTCACAAGAACACTTTGAAAAAACACCTTGTGTAACTGTGGTCAAATCGACTGGTGCTCATGTGTTAAAAAATTAAACACTGAGCCTAATCATTCCGTGTTCTAAATAACCAATCTCAGTGTTTAATTTTTATTTCTTCAATTAGTTTAATTTTTTAAAATAGCCCTTATACCACTCATGCTCATCAAAATCTTTAGCTTCTTTATTTATAACATGCAATGGGTCAATTTTAGAATATAAAATTTCCAGAGACTCATATTCTCGCCAACTGATTATTTTATATCCGGCGCGATGTAATTGCGCACCGCATACACCCATAGCAATCTGATATTTTTTATTTTCTGCATATCTGTTTCCATCATATATCACATGATTACCGCATGCAGCACTTACATCCATCATTACTGCCAGTTCAATATCATTACTTATTGCAACCTCAAGCATTTTTTCTGAAGCTTTTATCATCCCTTCAGTCCAGTCAATTCCGGTTGCTGTAAGTACTTTTGCTTTACCTTCAAGCACATCCAAACCGGTTCCGCCATGAATATCGCACATCTCTCTTGGTGTTCCAAATGAAAAATCTTCAGGACAAAAAGAGATCAATTTTACGTTGTCATAGTTCATTAATTTCAGAACAGTTGGATATTCTCCATAAGCAGTACCATCGATTCCACATTTTATTCCAATCATACATGCACTAACAAGAATACGAAGCGGATTTTCTTTTGTAGGTACCCGAAGGTTTTTGAGATAATTTTTATCAGGCATTCGTTGTGAGATATAAGTTGTACATACTAACGTGACTTTATATTTTTTGAAGCAAGGTGAACAGTTTCTTCGATTCGCTTAGCACGTGTTTCCGGTCGTTTTGCACTTAAGATCCATTCAAGGATAATACGTTTTGCTGAATTTGAAAAAGCATTGAAATGTTTTTGTGCTGTTTTATTTTTATTGAAGAGTTTTTGCAGATCTTCCGGGATAACGGAATTTTCAACCTGCACCAATGCATGCCACGTCCCTGATTTTTTTGCATGATCAATTAATTTCTGCCCGCTTTCCGTCATCAATCCGGCTTCCGTTAATTTCTTTACGCGATCCCGGTTTGATTTGCTCCAGTTACTTTTTGGTTTTCTCGGAGAAAAATACTGATAAGAACTTTCGTCGTCTCTTTTGTATTTGACACTGTCGATCCAGCCAAAGCATAAACCTTCTTCAACTGCTTCTTCATAAGGAACACTTTTGATTTTGCTTAGTTTATTGTAAAAGATAAGCCACACTGATTTTTCTGTTTCACTATTTTTCTCTAACCATTTACGCCACTCTTTTCTGGACTTTGCATAGAAGGTTTTTTTGCCTTTAAAAGTTTCTTGCATAAGGATTATTAGTACATCATTTTGAAATTAGCAATTTCGAATAAAACAGGCCGGTAGCCGTATTAACCTGCAAGAGATAAACTCCCGCAGACAGAAACGACACATCGATATTCTTTTCATCTGTGAAAGAAATTTTTGTAAAGTTTCCTAAAATGTCAAAAGCGGTTAAATCTAGTATTTGCTCTTGAGTATTTAATTTGATCTCATTAACAGCCGGGGTGGGATAAATTGTAATGTCTCTGCCGGACGACTCAGGAATGGAAGTTGTAATTGTTGGAATATTATATTTCAACGTTGTACCCCAATTGATACTAGAAGCATTTTCGCATGACGAACCCGTTACAATTAACTTTTCGTTCGGATCGAAACGTGCAGCGGTAATATTGTCATTAGCTCCACATGGACCATCATATAGAATTGTTGCATCTACAGTTCCAAGCGAATTGTAGAGCCACACATAATAATCAGTACCA
This window of the Bacteroidota bacterium genome carries:
- a CDS encoding LamG domain-containing protein, with amino-acid sequence MIRKCYLLLVTLALSVSSRGEHANVQNSVVGVSTETLIRNGSGSVSSSLDTVGDPSLFGTNVWNVYAWNSSNANSWIIDYYAGYYVDTNLSMFTLNYWGDGESPSYAPGYQGQGVFEDDHSFSAKRRGFPNGYYHINIPSHDDWAYLIIDGVEVWNHEDCCDYHGDVWEGFLGDTSTIEFRVMEFGGGSYGYVELLRSTVVATATTTFIPCVNGTSDVTISAIDGVPPFTGTGTFTVTAGTYDYTVTDSLGDSTTITVVVAGPLDYDTVITTNISPAICEGDTVILTGPSHGKALSFTAPNRVLLPINSPETDYTFELDFKTSEPYTGISSVRDGDLGGSNDRNLYLEEGEIFHRLFSSEEIISSSGQNYADGQWHHVAVVVESGIGQRIYVDGILVASGIVDRSDFDWDNTINIGFGNDWFNGSIDNVRLWNVVRTPSEIIQDQTLHVVGSQPGLIGNWDFDDISNETTTNSVDNSIAYLMEGPSAIENNTNTYLWSNGETTRSIASTLAGTYTVAVTNANGCAVGIPSMELTLNPSPAVPVISTQSSLSFCHGSVAEFTSSATEGNQWLMNGNVIEEDTLSTLETGEEGNYSVIVTNSFGCTKTSAPQFLEVFPAPPAPVIVPSSATTFCEGGNVDLTARSGNVNIRWASSVISFSSEWEEFDYGAIQVLGEPDVYPNYGDIELAWSPVGHDDQEFLELGYTHPIPINFIDIYETFGPDFVDTVFVKNPNTDQYEIVYTAIPEYKGDSAQILHITFPMTSFPVSEVMISMDMSVVIGWNEVDAVSIGNDLPTSYLWTNGDTLQTFNASTSATYTVTVVNSIGCTSTSEPIEIVENPNPIVTSGPDMYSSTCNPVYNLSGGTPAVDICRNRNCRRNFQSCGWGRNL
- a CDS encoding DUF523 domain-containing protein; amino-acid sequence: MPDKNYLKNLRVPTKENPLRILVSACMIGIKCGIDGTAYGEYPTVLKLMNYDNVKLISFCPEDFSFGTPREMCDIHGGTGLDVLEGKAKVLTATGIDWTEGMIKASEKMLEVAISNDIELAVMMDVSAACGNHVIYDGNRYAENKKYQIAMGVCGAQLHRAGYKIISWREYESLEILYSKIDPLHVINKEAKDFDEHEWYKGYFKKLN
- a CDS encoding YdeI/OmpD-associated family protein, giving the protein MQETFKGKKTFYAKSRKEWRKWLEKNSETEKSVWLIFYNKLSKIKSVPYEEAVEEGLCFGWIDSVKYKRDDESSYQYFSPRKPKSNWSKSNRDRVKKLTEAGLMTESGQKLIDHAKKSGTWHALVQVENSVIPEDLQKLFNKNKTAQKHFNAFSNSAKRIILEWILSAKRPETRAKRIEETVHLASKNIKSR